Proteins co-encoded in one Diprion similis isolate iyDipSimi1 chromosome 13, iyDipSimi1.1, whole genome shotgun sequence genomic window:
- the LOC124413964 gene encoding hemicentin-1-like — MKKLLLVSIFFFANAEVLITDVDQPIPITEVSAVAGFKARLPCHVTPSSRGDVLFMVLWYNEKVDGEPVYSLDVRGRGFDQAKLWSDPNGFGRRALMNVNASPAELVIDDLLVSDAGVYRCRVDFKNSPTRNVKIKLNVIVQPDQPVVLDANRRTIEKVSPIYNEGSNLTLFCETWGGSPPPRLTWYLGNEVMDDTYYREKDEVTVNRLDIHRITRTFFGARLVCLASNNKLVPPLMTEIVMNVNLKPFAVNITSKEPSLSAFRTYEINCTSFGSRPKAVITWWKGDHQVKHMARNFAEFPNVTKSILSYVPTIEDDGKYLTCRAENPEVPNSALEDRWHLVIHYLPIVTIRIGSSINARDIKEGDDVYFECNVKANPKAYKLSWFKNGKELHQNVSIGIIFSDRSLVLQSLTRHSSGDYTCLAANTEGKSSSEPVTLEVMYAPICKEGSVMQVVGALKHETISLFCGIQSRPPPTNFHWTFNNSGELVDVPSTRYSQVETVRLFTNQWHGSRLNYTPSSEMDYGTIACWARNQVGRQKNPCLFQIIVAGRPYPLHNCTAVQSTGPYAYRMGLDEGRVTDSREADWLIVRCTEGFDGGLPVTSFELEVYSEETVSRANTIFSSNQTDRLGSQGPIFEVPGLEPGRNYRLLLYAVNAKGKSDPVVLEPITLKGVAMYTTGRDSSENKKDYSLLVACFAGGVTAVCILVVGVTLTLYRRSHPSRQGKVPEGVDRDVREYSELREKDEKREPQDLQEPSQDEEPDVIPIKVDRRPDIFEPTYAAKPERIKNLPSNMERFGYPSSPSSVLHGKDSWIYSEGFTERPSPPSPPENPVISPLRPNTLPVVRNHDNIYTRSSRVQESCI, encoded by the exons TACCCATCACCGAGGTTTCAGCGGTGGCGGGGTTCAAGGCCCGGCTACCGTGCCATGTGACCCCATCTTCCAGAGGCGACGTTCTCTTCATGGTTCTCTGGTACAATGAGAAGGTCGACGGCGAGCCTGTTTACAGCCTCGATGTACGAGGGCGAGGCTTCGATCAAGCCAAGTTATGGTCCGATCCAAACGGCTTCGGCAGACGTGCCCTGATGAATGTCAACGCCAGTCCAGCCGAGCTGGTCATCGACGATCTGCTGGTCTCTGACGCAGGCGTCTACAGATGCAGGGTGGACTTCAAGAACAGTCCGACCAGAAACGTGAAGATCAAATTGAACGTGATCG TCCAGCCAGATCAGCCAGTGGTGTTGGACGCGAATCGGCGAACGATCGAGAAAGTATCACCGATATACAACGAGGGTTCAAATTTGACCCTGTTCTGTGAGACGTGGGGTGGAAGTCCACCTCCAAGGCTGACATGGTACCTTGGTAACGAAGTGATGGACGACACCTATTACAGGGAGAAAGACGAGGTCACTGTGAACCGTCTGGACATTCACAGGATAACAAGGACGTTCTTTGGAGCTCGATTGGTGTGCTTGGCCAGTAACAACAAGCTGGTTCCACCGCTGATGACGGAGATAGTGATGAACGTGAACC TGAAGCCGTTTGCCGTCAACATAACCAGCAAGGAGCCGTCCCTTTCGGCGTTCAGGACATACGAGATAAACTGCACGAGCTTTGGGTCGAGGCCGAAGGCTGTGATAACGTGGTGGAAGGGTGATCACCAGGTGAAGCACATGGCAAGAAAC TTTGCAGAGTTTCCAAACGTGACGAAAAGCATCCTGAGCTACGTGCCGACTATCGAGGATGATGGGAAGTATCTGACATGTCGAGCGGAGAACCCGGAAGTGCCTAACAGCGCTCTAGAGGACAGATGGCATTTGGTTATCCATT ACCTGCCAATCGTCACGATAAGGATAGGCTCGAGCATAAACGCTCGTGATATAAAGGAAGGCGACGACGTTTACTTCGAGTGCAACGTCAAGGCTAATCCAAAGGCCTACAAGCTTTCCTGGTTCAAGAACGGGAAAGAACTACATCAAAAcgtctcgatcggtatcataTTTAGCGATCGTTCTCTGGTTCTTCAAAGTCTGACTCGCCATTCGTCAGGCGACTATACTTGCCTCGCAGCAAACACTGAGGGCAAGTCTTCCAGCGAGCCTGTCACCCTTGAGGTCATGT ACGCACCGATTTGCAAGGAAGGATCGGTGATGCAGGTCGTCGGGGCGTTGAAACACGAAACCATATCCTTGTTCTGTGGCATCCAATCGCGGCCACCGCCGACCAATTTTCACTGGACATTCAACAATTCTGGAGAACTTGTCGACGTACCATCGACTCGTTATTCGCAGGTAGAGACTGTCAGACTGTTTACCAACCAGTGGCATGGCTCTCGTCTCAACTACACACCGTCCTCCGAAATGGACTATGGGACCATCGCCTGCTGGGCCAGGAACCAGGTTGGCAGACAGAAGAACCCTTGCCTCTTCCAGATCATTGTTGCTGGTCGACCTTATCCACTTCACAACTGCACTGCTGTTCAGTCCACTGGACCCTACGCCTACAGGATGG GACTAGACGAGGGTAGAGTTACGGATTCGCGTGAGGCTGATTGGCTGATAGTGAGATGCACCGAGGGTTTCGACGGCGGTTTACCAGTCACGAGTTTCGAGCTAGAGGTTTACAGCGAGGAGACAGTTTCCAGGGCGAACACGATATTCTCCTCGAACCAGACGGACCGACTAGGGTCCCAAGGTCCGATATTCGAGGTTCCGGGCTTGGAACCAGGTCGAAACTACAGACTGCTGCTCTACGCAGTGAACGCCAAGGGGAAGAGCGACCCGGTTGTCCTGGAGCCGATAACGCTGAAAGGGGTGGCGATGTACACGACGG GACGAGATTCCtctgaaaacaaaaaggaCTACAGCCTGCTGGTGGCGTGTTTCGCCGGGGGTGTAACGGCAGTGTGCATCCTGGTCGTGGGTGTGACGTTGACACTGTACCGTCGTAGCCACCCTTCGCGTCAGGGGAAGGTCCCGGAGGGTGTTGATAGGGATGTCCGTGAATACAGCGAGTTGCGTGAAAAGGATGAGAAGCGAGAGCCGCAGGACCTCCAGGAACCGTCGCAGGACGAAGAGCCCGACGTTATCCCGATAAAGGTCGACCGTCGGCCGGACATCTTCGAGCCAACGTACGCGGCGAAACCGGAACGGATAAAAAACTTGCCCTCGAACATGGAGCGTTTCGGTTATCCCTCATCGCCATCCTCCGTCCTCCACGGCAAGGACTCCTGGATATACTCGGAGGGTTTCACGGAGCGTCCTTCGCCCCCTTCGCCCCCGGAAAACCCCGTAATCAGCCCCCTGCGCCCCAACACCCTTCCCGTCGTCCGCAATCACGATAACATCTACACGAGGAGTTCCCGCGTTCAGGAAAGTTGTATATAA